Proteins found in one Zea mays cultivar B73 chromosome 1, Zm-B73-REFERENCE-NAM-5.0, whole genome shotgun sequence genomic segment:
- the LOC100284767 gene encoding cupin, RmlC-type isoform X1 gives MEAKSAAAEVLRKTDAGGDNERYRHGELGREAVEEEEVKPRRVADAPLPAERKRKRAADPEDDGSVSDSGSGSEGPPQQQQQVKPCLSPVPPLQRLLSACRALLTGSSSPPTPSAVALIRGIMVFSSDKIGPDDVGLRDEIRFFNKMNAAGLQNPPIVTCKPIYEGANFTIAVFFLPLGAVMPLHDHPGMTVFTKVLIGSARLEAYDWVRPRVLAGCCSGSRRRTLAKKVRDDHGVTAAASAWVLFPNSGGNMHRFAAAEDAHCAFLDVLTPPYAPTDRRRCTFYQDLPYEHHRPRPCTCRSTATGGAICDDDVLVAEEQTCRLAWLEEVPQPRNLRVVCLPFRGPTIF, from the exons ATGGAGGCAAAGAGCGCGGCCGCGGAGGTGCTCAGGAAGACCGACGCTGGCGGAGACAATGAGAGGTATAGGCATGGGGAGCTGGGGCGCGAGGctgtggaggaggaggaggtgaaACCGCGAAGGGTGGCGGATGCGCCGCTGCCGGCGGAGAGGAAGAGGAAGCGCGCGGCGGACCCGGAGGACGACGGCAGCGTGAGCgacagcggcagcggcagcgaagggcctccgcagcagcagcagcaggtgaAGCCGTGTCTTTCCCCGGTGCCGCCTCTCCAACGGCTCCTGAGTGCGTGCCGCGCCCTGCTCACTGGCTCCTCCTCCCCGCCGACGCCTTCCGCTGTCGCCTTGATCCGTGGCATTATGG TGTTCTCATCAGACAAGATTGGGCCAGACGACGTCGGGCTCAGGGACGAGATCCGCTTCTTCAACAAGATGAACGCCGCTGGTCTTCAAAACCCTCCTATCGTCACATGCAAACCTATTTACGAGGGCGCCAACTTTACG ATCGCGGTGTTCTTCTTGCCACTGGGAGCGGTCATGCCTCTCCACGACCACCCGGGCATGACGGTCTTCACGAAGGTGCTCATCGGGTCAGCGCGCCTGGAGGCCTACGACTGGGTCCGTCCCCGTGTCTTGGCCGGCTGCTGCTCGGGCTCCCGTCGCCGGACGCTCGCGAAGAAGGTGCGGGACGACCACGGCGTCACCGCAGCGGCGTCCGCCTGGGTGCTGTTCCCCAACAGCGGCGGGAACATGCACCGCTTCGCGGCCGCGGAGGACGCCCACTGCGCGTTCCTCGACGTCCTCACGCCGCCCTACGCGCCCACGGACCGAAGGCGCTGCACCTTTTACCAGGACCTCCCCTACGAACACCATCGTCCTCGTCCCTGTACCTGTAGGTCGACAGCCACAGGCGGTGCCATCTGTGACGACGACGTGCTTGTTGCGGAGGAGCAGACGTGTCGGCTGGCATGGTTGGAGGAGGTCCCGCAGCCTAGGAACCTGAGGGTTGTCTGCTTGCCGTTCCGAGGCCCAACGATCTTCTAG
- the LOC100284767 gene encoding cupin, RmlC-type isoform X2 — MEAKSAAAEVLRKTDAGGDNERYRHGELGREAVEEEEVKPRRVADAPLPAERKRKRAADPEDDGSVSDSGSGSEGPPQQQQQVKPCLSPVPPLQRLLSACRALLTGSSSPPTPSAVALIRGIMDKIGPDDVGLRDEIRFFNKMNAAGLQNPPIVTCKPIYEGANFTIAVFFLPLGAVMPLHDHPGMTVFTKVLIGSARLEAYDWVRPRVLAGCCSGSRRRTLAKKVRDDHGVTAAASAWVLFPNSGGNMHRFAAAEDAHCAFLDVLTPPYAPTDRRRCTFYQDLPYEHHRPRPCTCRSTATGGAICDDDVLVAEEQTCRLAWLEEVPQPRNLRVVCLPFRGPTIF, encoded by the exons ATGGAGGCAAAGAGCGCGGCCGCGGAGGTGCTCAGGAAGACCGACGCTGGCGGAGACAATGAGAGGTATAGGCATGGGGAGCTGGGGCGCGAGGctgtggaggaggaggaggtgaaACCGCGAAGGGTGGCGGATGCGCCGCTGCCGGCGGAGAGGAAGAGGAAGCGCGCGGCGGACCCGGAGGACGACGGCAGCGTGAGCgacagcggcagcggcagcgaagggcctccgcagcagcagcagcaggtgaAGCCGTGTCTTTCCCCGGTGCCGCCTCTCCAACGGCTCCTGAGTGCGTGCCGCGCCCTGCTCACTGGCTCCTCCTCCCCGCCGACGCCTTCCGCTGTCGCCTTGATCCGTGGCATTATGG ACAAGATTGGGCCAGACGACGTCGGGCTCAGGGACGAGATCCGCTTCTTCAACAAGATGAACGCCGCTGGTCTTCAAAACCCTCCTATCGTCACATGCAAACCTATTTACGAGGGCGCCAACTTTACG ATCGCGGTGTTCTTCTTGCCACTGGGAGCGGTCATGCCTCTCCACGACCACCCGGGCATGACGGTCTTCACGAAGGTGCTCATCGGGTCAGCGCGCCTGGAGGCCTACGACTGGGTCCGTCCCCGTGTCTTGGCCGGCTGCTGCTCGGGCTCCCGTCGCCGGACGCTCGCGAAGAAGGTGCGGGACGACCACGGCGTCACCGCAGCGGCGTCCGCCTGGGTGCTGTTCCCCAACAGCGGCGGGAACATGCACCGCTTCGCGGCCGCGGAGGACGCCCACTGCGCGTTCCTCGACGTCCTCACGCCGCCCTACGCGCCCACGGACCGAAGGCGCTGCACCTTTTACCAGGACCTCCCCTACGAACACCATCGTCCTCGTCCCTGTACCTGTAGGTCGACAGCCACAGGCGGTGCCATCTGTGACGACGACGTGCTTGTTGCGGAGGAGCAGACGTGTCGGCTGGCATGGTTGGAGGAGGTCCCGCAGCCTAGGAACCTGAGGGTTGTCTGCTTGCCGTTCCGAGGCCCAACGATCTTCTAG